The following DNA comes from Cytophagia bacterium CHB2.
CCGCGCACAATGTGAATGCGCGCCAAGCTGCCGGACTGCACGGTAATCGTGCCGGTGGAAGCCGCTCCCAATGTGCCATGTGTGCCGGTAATGACGCCCGAGCCGGGTGTCACCGCGGTCAGCGTCGTGGTCGGGCCGACCGAGGTGCTCAAGGTGCCGATGCCGCCACTCACCGTCCAGCTCACGCTCACATCGTCGATATAGTTATTGTCATTATCGAAACGGCTGGCATGCACGGGCAACGTTGCGCCGGTAGAAACAGTTTGTGGCAAAACTTCTAGAGTGTTGCCCGAAAAATTGCTCAAAATTTTGATGCGCTGTGGCGTGCCCTGGATTACGGAAATCACGCCAGTGCTGTCATTCGGCACTAAGGGATCAGGGTGATCTGCAACGATACGTCCGCTGCCCGGCGTGCGCGGATCAAAATCCGTCGAGGTGCCCACCGTGGGCGTTACCACGCCGATGCCGTTGCGCACCAGCCAGGTCACCGATTCATCGCCGAGATAGACGCCCTGCGCGTCATAACCCGCAGCATGCACTTTCAGCGACCCGTCCGTGGTCAAATTCCGGTTGCCGACGGGATTGCCCGGCCCGTTTGGCCCTTCAACAATCCGAATAAACGCGAGATTGCCGGCATTCACCGTGATTGTACCGGTGGAATAATCGATCAAGCTTGCATGATCTGCGGTGATCTGGCCGTTGCCAGCATTGTTCGCCGTGAAGCGCGTCGATATGCCGGAGGCCGGATTCAAACTGCCGATGCCGCCGGTCACCGTCCATGTCACAGATACATCGTCAATATAGTTGTCATCAACATCGAAACGGGCTGCGTGCATGTCAAACGTGCCGCCCGTCGTCAAATTCAGCGTCGTCACCGGACTGGTTTCACCCGAGAGGCCTGCCAGGATTTTTACGCGATAAGGCGCGCCATCCGTGATCGTGATCACGCCCGAGCTGTCATCAATCGCGCTGGCGTGATCGGCCACGATGCGGCCCGTGCCGGTTTTTTGTGCTGTGAACGTGGTCGCGTTGGCGCTCACCGGTGAAACCACGCCAATGCCGCTGGGCTGCACCGACCAGGTAACAGTTTGATCCGCGATATAATTATTGTTCACATCATAGCCAGCAGCGCGCACCGGTAGAGTCTGATCGGCATTCAGCGTTCTGGCAAACAACTCTGTCCCATTAATTTCCACCACGCGCACACGGTGCAACGGCCCGGGCGTCACGTTGAAGGTGTTGGACACACCGGTTTTGCCGCCACCGCTGACGTTGAGAGTCAAATTGTTTTGCGCTTTAAGGAGCACGGCATTCGGCACTGTCACTGTCGTGCCGTTCATCGGCACGGACACGGGCGAGAGCGTGCCGGTCGCTTCCGAAAGCGTGAGCGTGCCATTGAAGCTGACATCGTTACCGCTGCCGTCTCTGGCGGTGATGGTAAAACTGAACGGCGCGCCGGCGGCCTGTGTGCCGATCTCCGAGAATACAAAACGATCCAACCCGGAGGCATTGACGTTGAATTGATTCGAGGTGCCTAGATGCCCGGCGCCGTCATTAACCGTGATTTGTTTGCTGTTTCCCGCTTGCGGAATGGTTACGACTTGCGTGCGCGTGCCGGCGCTGAAAGCGCTGCTGGTGGTCGGGGTTATCGTGCCGGTGTTAACGGCAATGCTTACCGTACCTGTGAAGCTCGTCACCGGATTGTCGAACGCGTCCTGCGCCGTGAGAATGAGAGGGAAACTCTGCCCGGCCACTTGATCCGAAAGCGGGGCAATCGCGAATTTGGTCAACGCCGCGTGGCTCACGTTGAACGCATTCGAACTGCTTGATTTTCCCAAGCCCGTGACGGTGAGAACATCATTCACTGCGCTTTTGGTGATCGTGAAATTCTGCACCAACTGCCCGGCGCTAAAGGGATTACTCGTTACCGGTGTAATCGAGCCGGTTATGTCCGACACCGTCACCGTGCCGTTGAAACCGGTTACGATGTTGTTGCTGGCGTCTCTTGCGATAATCGTGACGGGAAAGGCGGTGCCGGCAGTTTGATTACCGATGGTGCTGATTTCGAAACGATCAATGGTCGTTGCCGTCACATTGAAGTTATTCGATGCGCCGGTTCGTGCCGGCACGCCGCCGCTTACCTCGATGCGGTTGGCCGTGCGTGCCTGCGTTATGGTCACGCTCTCACTGCGCGCGCCGCTAACAAAGGCGCCGCTGCTCGTGGGCGTAATCGTTCCAGTTAAGTCCGAGATCGACACCGTGCCTGCAAAACTCGTAACAGGATTTTCATTGGCGTCCATCGCACGCAACGTGATGGTAAACGGCGCGCTGGTGGCTTGATCAGTTATTGGGTCGATCGTGAAGTGATCAAGGGCCGCCGGATTCACATTAAAAAGACTCGACATACCGTTGACCGGAGGGACTCCGCCGCTAACCGTCAATTGATTGTCCGTGCGCGCCTTCAATATCGTGATACTTTGTGAGGTCAATACGCCTGCACTGAAGGCGCCGCTAGTGATATTGATTGGCGGCGAACTCAAATCGGTGATCGTGACGGCTTGCACAAAACCGGTCATGGTATTATTGAATTGATCCTGCGCCGTGATACGGATATTGAACGGCGTGCCCGCTGTCTGAGAGCCGATGGGATTGCCGCTGGTATTGGTGATGCTGAAGTGATGCAACAAATCCGGATTAACCGTGAAGGCATTTGACTGCACCGCCTTGCCGCTGCCGCTCGCCGTGATCACCACGCCTGCCTGCGCCTTGGTGATGCGTGCATTCGTGATGGTCTGCGCCGTTTGATTTGCGAACACCAAACTCGAAGCGGTCAGCGTACCGGTATTATCCGTCAGTGTCACCGTGCCGTTGTGCAAAACATCATTATTATTGACATCTTTCGCTCGCACGGTCACACTGAAATTTTGTCCGGCGGTTTGCGGTGAGGTGATGGGGGGGTCGATCACAAAATGATCGAGCACACCGGCATTCACCGTGAAGGGGTTGGAATCTTGATTGAAGCCGCTGCCTGAAACCGTTATGACCCGGCTTGCGCCGGCATTCGAAATGCTGACGCTGCCGTTCCACACGCCGTTGATGAAATTGCCGCTCGCATTCGGCGAAATGCCGCCGCCGGTCACGCTAATGCTCACCGTGCCGGTGAAGCCGGTCACCGTGTTTTCATTCGCATCAACCGCAGTGACGATCAGCGGAAACGCCACCCCCGCGATTTGCGGTGATGAAATATTCGCAATGCGAAAATCCGCCAATGCGCCGGCATTCACCGCAAAATTATTCGAGCTACCGTTGCGCGCGGGCGAGCCGCCGCTCACCGAAATCGCGTCTGCGCTGGAGGTTTTAGTGATGTTAACCGTGAGTGAAGCCAGCTCGCCGTTGGTGAAATTACCGCTGCTGGTCGGCGTTATGCTCGCGGTTGTATTGGAAAGTGTTACGCTGCTATTGAAGTTGGTGACGAGGTTGGCGAACGCATCGCGCGCAATAATTTTAATCGCAAAGTTCGTCCCGGCAACCTGACTGCCGATATTGCCGCCGGCAGCGCTGATCACCTCGAAACGCTCGAGCGCCGCATGCGTGACATTAAAACTGTTCGACTGCGCCGGCTTGGCGCTGCCGCTGGCATTGATCACCACATTGCTCTGCGCTTTTGTGATGTTTGCCGTGCTGATCGTCACAAAAGCTTGATTCGTGAAAGTCACACTATCAGGCTCAAGCGTGCCAGTATTGTCGGTCAATGTTACCGGCCCGGTGAATAACACATCATTATTATTCGCGTCTTTTGCGCGAATCGTCAGGCTAAAATTCTGCCCGGCAGTTTGATTGGGGATCGTATCAATCACAAAACGATCAATGCCGCTCGCCGTCACTTCAAAGGCATTCGAAACATCGCTGCGCACGCCATCGGAAACCGTAATCTGGCGGCTCACGCCGACATTCGAAACACTCACGCTGCCGTTCCACACGCCCGCCACAAAATTACCGCTGGTCGCGGGAGAGATGCTGCCGCCGCCGCTTACGGAAATATCCACCGTGCCGGTGAAACTGGTGGCAATGTTCTCATTCGCATCAACCGCCGTGACGATCAGCGGAAACGCGACTCCGGCAGTCTGCGGACTGCCCACCGGCGCAATGCGGAAGTCCGCCAAATCCCCGGCATTCACCGCAAAATTATTCGAGACGCCGTTTGTGCCGCTGGCAGTATGCGTTGCCGTAATGGCATCCGCGCTGGCAGTTTTCGTGATCGTTACGCTTTGTGAGGCGAGGATACCCCCGGAAAAATTGCCGCTGCTCGTCGGGCCAATGCTGGCGGTTGTGTTGGACAACGTTACCGCGCTGCCCGCGCCGGAATGCGAAACAACAATATTGTTGTATTGATCCTGCGCAACAATTTTAATCGCGAATGCCGTTCCCGCGGTTTGACTGCCAATATTCAAGTCAGAAGTGTTGGTGACGTCAAAGCGATCAAGCGCAGCATGATTGACGGTAAAGCTGTTGGATTGCCCGGTTTTCAAGGCGCCGCTCGCGGTGATCACCACGCCGGCTTGCGCTTTGGTAATCACAGCATTGACGGTTTGCGAGGTTTGCCCGGAGAACACAACGCTGGTGGGGCTTAACGTGCCGGTATTGTCTGTCAACGTCACCGTGCCGGTGTGGGGAATGGCATTGCCGCTGGCATCTCTTGCGGTGACGGAAAACAAAAACGTATTGCCGGCAGTCTGCGAGACGGGAATCAGCGAAAATTCAAAACGATCGAGCGCGCCGGCATTCACATTAAACAAATTCGATTGGCCGGTTCTGCCGCCGCCGGTAACCGTGATGCGATTGTTCGCCGCGGGTTGCATGATGCGCAGCGTTTCGGTGCGCACGCCGAGACTAAAGGGGCCGCTATTGGAGGTTGGCGTCACGGTTCCGGTAAGATCGGAAATCGTGACCGGCCCGGCGAATGTTGGAATGGTGTTATTCAGGGAATCTTGCGCCGTGATCGTCACTGCAAATCCGGCGCCCGCAATTTGCGGGGTTGAAATGTTTGAAATGGCAAAATGGTGCAACGCCCCGGGATTCACGGTGAACGCATTCGAGCTGCCCACGTGATTCAAGTTGTCGCGCACGGTAATGATGCGCCCGAAGCCTGCTTTCGCAATGACAACTTTCTGTGTCCGTTGCCCCAGCAAAAACGTGTCGCTCAATGCCGGTTTGATCGAATCCGCGTTTAGGCTCAGTGTGACGCGCTGCTTAAAACTTTTAACCAGATTCTCATAAATGTCGCGCGCAGAAATATTGATATTGAAGGAATCGCCCGCGGTTTGCGTGGCCACGCTGTCAATGGTGAAATGATGCAGCGGCGCTGGAGTAATCACGCAATATGCCGAACGCGCTGTGTCGATTTGCACGCCCCCGGCATTCAACGTTTCCACAAAAATCCGGAAGCTGTCCGCCAGTGTCGAATTATAGACGAGGGCGAGGCTAAACACTGCCGTGTCGCCGGGCGCCAGCGCCGCGCCGGTGCCGTCGCGCGTGAGTGTGACCGCGTGATTCGTGTCCGCAATCACGGAATAGCCCCCGGTCAGGCCGCTGTCGTTGAAGGCTGCGGTGATGGTCGAATCCACAAAACTCGGCGGAAACGTCAGGCGAATTTTGCCGTTCGCCGGAATACCAATGCCGCCGGCGCCGCCAGTCAAGCTCGTAATGAAGCTGATCCGGTAAAGCGCGCCCTTGCCGGCGGTGGTGTCCGAGGGCGTCACTCTGACCTGGGTTAGACTTCCTTGTCCAAAGGCAGGCGCCACGGCGAGCATCAGCGCCAAACTCAGCGCATGCCACGTTTTCGTCTTTGCCTGCTGCGCGTCAACATTCATGACTTGCATTACCGATCTCACCAAGATTAGAACGTTCAGATAACCGCCCGGGCGCTGCACTCGCCGGGCAGGCGCGCTTGCCGGTTTGAGGCCAGCCGCATACCCATCGAGCAAAATGCTCGAACGGTGAACCGAAGATTAGAATTCAATGCGATAATTTTTTTTGGCCACTTGCACGGTTTGCGCCGCGGAACGGATTTCAATGGCGACTTCGACATTGCTGCCGGGCTGCGCGGGATTCTTGATCAACCCGAGCTGCAACGCGACGTTTTTTCCGGGTGGCACGGCCTCGCCGAGTCCGGTGCGTTGCACGCGCACGACATTCCGGTCGCGCGTCAACTTGAACCCGCCGTTAATGCTGGTCGAGCTGGCCAGGCGCAGCAAACTCAAATCAAGGCCGGAGGGAAATTCCAGCACGATTTCAGCGCGGGAATCAAGTGAATCCTTTGTGGTGAACGAGATTTCATACAGCGAAACCTCGCCTGGCTGCTTGGCGAGGGCGCGCACGTTGATCGGCGTGGCCTCGGCGAGCGTGGTGCTGCGTTGGGTGTTTTGGCTCGATGCCGGGGCAAACGCACCAGCCAGAAACACAACCATTGCGAAGGAAATGACGCGAGGATGATTCATAACTCCTCTCCATGTATCAACAAAGTGACATTGTTTCGGGGTGAGACACGAGTACATCTGTTAAGATTTTAATTTTCATTAACCAGCGCATTTGAATGCAAAACCCAAGCCAGTGAGGCGCTCTCGCGGTTTTTGCAAAAATTTAACGGCGCAACTGAAGTTAGGGAAGGCAATTGCTGTTGGCGGCGGCGGGGGAAGATGCAAAGCCATCCAAGGAGTATCACGGATGAAACATGCGTAATTTGAAATGCCTCAGGGCGTGACAGACTCTGACAATATCCCGGCGCTCAGCAACGGCTGAGCCGTTGCGTACATTTTTTCGGCACCAGATAGGTTGAAGGCTCAAGTTCAACGCAACAATCAAAGCGGTGTCGATGCACGCAATGAGCAAATTGAGAAAACAGAGTCAGAATAAATTTCTAAAGGTAATTCGGCCACAGAATTGAAATCCCACGAAAAGTCTTTTGCTTTTGGTTCTGTATTCTGTGGGATTTTCACTTTTGTGGCCGAGACCTTTGAAGCTGCCGTGCGGCAAGACCAGGGTTTTTAGCCTGTCTGAAAATCCGTTTTGATCATTTAAACAACGCGCGCAGCAGAATCAAAAAGCCCTTGCCGTCGTTCTCGGTGAGTTTGAGATTTTTTTCCGCGCGCTTGAATTTGGGATTGATGCGCAGCGCTTCGCGGAATTCCTCCAGCGCGCGCAAAAACAAATTGCGGCATTGAATCAAATAGGCAATGCCGAGATGATTGTGCAAATCGGCGTAATCGGGATAATCCGAAATCGCCTCGCGCAAATTGTCGGTATAGCGCTGCACGAACGCGTCGTCGCGGCCCTTGCCGCCGTACATGAATTTCAAATAAAACTCGTTCTCGGAGTTGGTCAGCACCTCGGCCTGCATTTCGTCGCGCATCGCCTGCAACTCCGCCAGCGCGCGGCTGAATTCGTTCTTGGTGAGATGCTCGGCGCATTTGAAAATGTGCGAGGTGTCTTTCGAAGGCGGCAACGCATGCGTCAGCTTGCCGAGCTGCTCTTGAATGCGCTTGACTTGCGCGGGCAGAGGCTGGGATTGCGGCGCTTTCACGACGATGCTGGTCAACAGCGTGAGCGCCAGATGCAGATGCGCCCGCAGAAATTTGGGATTGATCTGCAGTGCGGTCTCGCACGCCTGAATCGCCTCGAAAAATTTTTCCTGTTCGAGATAGGCCGCGCTGAGCTGGCAATAGGTGTCCGCATATTTGGGCGCGCGCGCCAGACCGGCGCGCAGCACCTCTTCACTTTTGGTATAATCACCGCGGCGCAGGTAGGCATTGCCCAAATGATTGTAGGCATCGGGCGAATCCATGTTCAGCGTCAGCGCCAATTCCAGCGCGGCAATCGCGTCGTCGAGCAGATTTTTTTCGAGAAAAAGCTGGCCGAGCTTGAGGCAGGAAAGCGGATGTTTCACCTCCCGCACTTTTTCCGAGATATGAAACAACAACTCCATCTCCGCCACCATGTCCTGGTGCACGGCGTGCAGTTTTTTGGAAAGCTGCGCATCTTCCGCGTCGCCGCTTACCGGCACGTCGCGCTGCGCAACGATGCGCCCATGATCGAAGATATGCGAAATGATTTTGCCGTTGCTGGCGGAATGGCTGGTCTGGACGTGAAAGCGGTGGCCGCCGGCTTGCACGTCACTATTCAATCCGAGGTGTGGCATGATTTCTCATTGAATGACAAACATCAAATCAGGCGAAATACGATGACATGAAAAAACGCGTTCAGATATCATTCCGCGGGCTTGACCGGCGACTCTGCTTTCTTCTTCTCACCCTCGCCGGCGCTTTTCTCTTTGCTTGTCTTGCTGTCTTTACTCTCATTGTTCGATTTGTCGCCGGCAGCGCCCTCTTTGGTTTTTCCCGCTGCGCCGGAACCGTCCTTGCTCGATGCGTTTTTGTAGTCTGTCAAATAAAACCCCGAGCCTTTGAAAATCAAGCCGGTGCCGCCGGAGATGCGGCGGGTCACTTTGCCGCCGCAGCGCGGGCAAATTTCCAGCGGCGGCGCTGAGATGCTTTGAAAAAGTTCCGTGGTTTGTCCACATGAGGAACAATCATAATCATACGTTGGCATAAACGACTCCCGAATGCTGAATAAATTTTATCGCGCTGAATTTATGAAAATTTGCATCGGCATCAAAATGAAAAAACGAAGAAATACACTCCCGCCTCTAGACCCGCTTGCCGTCTGCTTAACGGTCTGCTTCATTTTCAGCAAAAGGACTGAGACGGACATTCAGGTTTTCATCGCTCGCGCCTCAACGCGCGGGAGTTTGTTCCAGATGAGCGCCACGAGCAAGGCGAGAGTATTAACCACCACGGCGGGCGGCAAAGCGTTTTCCGGCAGCGCAAGCAAAAGCGTGGGGCGGTTGACCAGCGCATGCACGCCAATGACGAAGAAAAGATTCTGCGTGCGCAGATACAGCCAGCCAAAGAACAAGCCGCCGAACATCAGCCCGGCTTGATCCCCGACTATCGCCAGAGCCGAATCATATCGCCCTTGCCAGATGCGATTGGGCGCGTGCGAAACGGCAAAAATCGCAGCACTGAACAAAATAGCCAATGCCGCCCAAAGCCACGGCCTTTTTTCAAAACGAGTTCGGAGCAGTAACAAAACTTGCGCCAGAAAAAATCCGCGATAGATGATTTCTTCCGCGAGCGCATTGCCGGCAATCTGCCCGGCAAACTCGCTGATCTTGTAGCGCACGCCTGGCTCGCTCCAGGAAGGATCAAATTGCACGGCCGTGTTGGCGGCCAGCGCGAAGGCAAGAAAAAACACGTTGAGCAAAAGCCAAATCATTGCGGCATAAAGCAACCCGGCGCCGAGTTTGGAAAGATCAATACCAAAGTGAAACGGGCGCAGTCTACCCACGAGCATGATAACGGCGCCAGCGATGACCATTATCGATATCCAACCGGCTTGGAAAGTCGCGTTGAGCCAACCGCCGCTAGCGCGCGCAATGGGCTTCCAGGCACCTGCTGGAAAAAACCATTGGTTGATTAAGACGGTCGTGAACAGGACTGCCGCGATGGCCAGCAACAGAACCTGCGGCTTTACTGCCCAGCCGTGATGAATCAGATCCTTCATACGCCTCCCAAAAATGTGAGCGCAGCTTTTTGCAGCCAATGCGGAATCGTGCTCTTCCTTCGAAAGGTTGTTGAATCGTACTTTTTACAACGAAAAATTGCAAAGTTTTCTTGTAACAATCTACCCCGATTTTCAGACAAGCTGAAAATCGAAACTCTTCGAGCAGCTTTGAAAGCATCGCCCACAGAAGTGGAACGGCCACAGAAAGGAAAAAGCCTTTTCGGTGGGATTTCACTCAGTGGGCGAAACACTTTCAGAATTTTGTTCTAACTTTGAGCGCCTTAAGGCTTTATTTTACAAAAACCGCCTTGCGTATCCGAGAAAATTTTCCTGCGGTGATTTTGTAGAAATATAGCCCGCCGGCCAAATCGCACGGCGCGAACGTCACAGTATGATTTCCCGCCGGCATTTCTCCATCCATCAGCGTCGCCACTTCGCGGCCATTCACATCAAACACCTTCAGCGTCACACGACTGTTCACGGGCAATTGAAAACTGATCACGGTGCTGGGGTTGAAGGGATTGGGATAATTCTGCGCCAATGCAAAACCTGCGGGGCGTTCCGCGGGCTTTTCTGTAACTGCGGTCGCGGCGGCAATTTGCTTTTGCAGAAATGCGCCGGCTGGAGAAAGCTGTTTTTGCAGCATCCGCTGAAAACCGGCTTGCTGGCCGCTGCGCAATTTTTGGGAAAAAGACATGTTCCCATGAATGGCGGGATTGTAGGTCAGATAACCGTACAACAGCGTTGGCCAGAAAAACGAGGTGACTCTGACTCTCGAAAAGTGGGAAAGATTCACCAGCGCTTTGATGAATAGCGTATCGATTGGAACCCAGTAATCGAACATGTCGCGCGAATAGATCTCTGCGCTCGTCGCCACCGGATTGGTGATATTGGTCATCTCACCATTGGTGGCTTTGTAGCACCACGCCTCGCCGATGACCAGCTCTTTGTTGTGCGC
Coding sequences within:
- a CDS encoding zinc ribbon domain-containing protein, encoding MPTYDYDCSSCGQTTELFQSISAPPLEICPRCGGKVTRRISGGTGLIFKGSGFYLTDYKNASSKDGSGAAGKTKEGAAGDKSNNESKDSKTSKEKSAGEGEKKKAESPVKPAE
- a CDS encoding CPBP family intramembrane metalloprotease, whose translation is MKDLIHHGWAVKPQVLLLAIAAVLFTTVLINQWFFPAGAWKPIARASGGWLNATFQAGWISIMVIAGAVIMLVGRLRPFHFGIDLSKLGAGLLYAAMIWLLLNVFFLAFALAANTAVQFDPSWSEPGVRYKISEFAGQIAGNALAEEIIYRGFFLAQVLLLLRTRFEKRPWLWAALAILFSAAIFAVSHAPNRIWQGRYDSALAIVGDQAGLMFGGLFFGWLYLRTQNLFFVIGVHALVNRPTLLLALPENALPPAVVVNTLALLVALIWNKLPRVEARAMKT
- a CDS encoding tetratricopeptide repeat protein produces the protein MPHLGLNSDVQAGGHRFHVQTSHSASNGKIISHIFDHGRIVAQRDVPVSGDAEDAQLSKKLHAVHQDMVAEMELLFHISEKVREVKHPLSCLKLGQLFLEKNLLDDAIAALELALTLNMDSPDAYNHLGNAYLRRGDYTKSEEVLRAGLARAPKYADTYCQLSAAYLEQEKFFEAIQACETALQINPKFLRAHLHLALTLLTSIVVKAPQSQPLPAQVKRIQEQLGKLTHALPPSKDTSHIFKCAEHLTKNEFSRALAELQAMRDEMQAEVLTNSENEFYLKFMYGGKGRDDAFVQRYTDNLREAISDYPDYADLHNHLGIAYLIQCRNLFLRALEEFREALRINPKFKRAEKNLKLTENDGKGFLILLRALFK